The genomic stretch GGCGAAAGGATCTCACCGCATCTCTTTGCAAAATGGACCTCGGCATTATCGCTGAGGTCCTTCGTTTTTTTACTCAAAATTTTAGCAGAATTCATTAGTTTATATAACTTTTTAAAGGTCAAAAAAGTATATTAAACTGAGTGACAACTAAAAAAAATCACATTCAGCAAGGATTACAGATTCTAAAAAAAGCAGCAATCTGTTGCATAGCTATTGTTATAGCTTGCTTTGCAGCACTATACAATCCCTGAAATAGAAAAACTTTTTTTGAACTGTCGGGATAAATTCAAATGATAAAAAAAATTTTATACGCTCTAGCAATACTTTTGCTTGTCGGTTGTGGTGAAGAAAAAAAATTTATGACACCATCAAGTGATGTGGCCATAATAGACATCACCTCAAAAGAGTTTTTCCTCAATGGAGAAAAAGTTGGGGATACATTCAACGAAATTGAAGATGAAAAACGAGGTCAAATGATAGCTTCGTTGGAAAGAAAAATAAAAGAGCTTAGTCCTAGCCCGAAAACCGCGCACATCCACATTGCTTCAAAAAATTCTTTCAAAGTTCTCTTTAAAACTCTTGGTACTGTTAATTGGTCGGGACTCGATTCCGTAAAAATTGCGTTAGAAGATGATTTTTCTTCAATCATTCACGCAAAACTTAATGAAGAAATCAATCCTTGTAATGGACCTCGAGTCATCAACATCCATGATTTATTGATGAATAAAGGGCTTTCTGCAGACGAGAAGAACAATCAAAAGATTCAGGAACGAAACCGCGATCTCGAATGTGCTGAAAATTTTATGGAGCTAGCTTTCTTTTTAAACAAGACTAAAGATTCATTTTTCATTAGCTCTAGCATCAACGAAACAGGTTTGATTGGCAAGAAGACAACAACATCTTTTAAAAACGAAACAGAAATTTGGGCATATTTTAAAGAAATTCGCACCAGGGAAAGCCTTGCAAATAAAAAAGACCGAAACATCGTAAATTTCGCTTGCTCAAAGGACCTTTCAACAGAAGAATTCGCTCCTTATCTAAGGGGATTAGCGAATTTAGGCTATCAAGTCAAATTCTCCCAAATGGATTGAAAACATCTGCCCGTATTACCACGAACTATTAAAGCGACGCAATCACTTTTCTTTTGGCATCGCGTCCCAATAAGAGCGTAGTTCGTTTATGATCTGGTCGTAATCACGTTGCGTGAATGAGCCTTCGCCAATCATCATAATGGTATAGTCAATGCCCTTGAAGGATTTCCCGACACCCGTATCGCGGAAGCCGTTGCGCAGGTAGAAAGCGTGGCGGCGCTTGCGCTGCACGGAATTGTCGCAAACCTGCTCCGGCGATTCCATGTCGAGAATGTTGGATTGACCCCTGTACTTTTCAAGCAACTGCGAAAGAATGCTTTGCCCGATACCGTTCCCGCGCAAGGATTCGGGCACGGCGAAATACCAGAACCAGTTGAACTGCGGCCGCGAATAGACAATCGTCAGTCCGACAAGGTTTCCGTCTTCGCTGTAAGCGCTAAAATCCAGCGACATCGTTTTCATAAGCCGCATCAAATCGGCCCAGGGAATCTGTTCCTCTTTCGGGAAAGCGGATTCGTAAAGGTTTCGGACCTGTGCGTTCTCTTCGGCAGGATTTAGCTGTACAATTTGCATAACGGCCTAATCTTTCCGCTATGCAAGGCGCGGTTTTCCGGTCCAGCCGAGCTTTTCGCGCAGCGCACCCACGAAACCGGTATGGCGCATGCGGATAAACGTGGTCACGGACTTGCTTTCGCTGAGTGTGACCTGGTAACCCGACTTCATTTCGACCGTAATTCGGCCATCAAAAACAAGGTCAAGCGGCCTGTCGACAGCGGATGCAATCTGCAACTTCTTGTCGGTAAGCGAAAGCACAAGCGGGCGCACGGAAAGACTGCTCGGGGCCACAGGCGTGAGCACGACAGCGGGCGTACTCGGGTGGATAATGGGGCCACCCGCCGCAAGATTGTATGCGGTGGATCCCGTCGGGGTCGAAATCAACAGGGAATCGGCCCAGTATTCCGTCAGGTCCGTTCCATTGTAGGCGACATTCACGTTCACCATGCGGTCGGGAGCATGGGCGCGGATATGCACCTCGTTCAACACGGTCTGCTTCGCGACGCACTTCTTGCCGCAATAAACGGAAGCGTCAATCATCATGCGGTCGCGCGTAGAGAAATCACCGGCAATCAAATCGTCAAGCGTTTTCGAGAGGCCTTCCACCCTGCTTTCGGCAAGGAACCCCACGCGGCCCGCATTCACGCCCAAAATGGGAATGCTGTGCCCGAGCGCAATGTGCGCGGCAGAAAGCACGGTACCATCTCCACCGATGGCAAGCAGCAGGTCCATGTTGCGCAGGCCCGGTTCCTTCACCACGCGGATAGGCTTCTGCACCAGCCCGGAGAGGCTATCAAGCGCGAAGAACTTCACCTGCGGATGAGCGACCGCCCAGAGCGCAATCTGGTTCAACGCACAAGCGAGATCCGCGCTCTTGTCCTTAAAACCGACAATCCCGATTTTCTTGAAAGTGCCTTTCATATTCAGCCTCGAATGGATTAGCCTTCATTTTCGGTCTTTTCGGCGACCAGCACCTGTTTGAGCCGCTCGGCAACGCCCGGAAATACACGTTCCACGCAATCCAAGCCACCTACCGGCTCGTCGTTCTGGAGGGAAAGCGAAAGGACGCTCAGGGCAAGCCCCGTCTCGGCAGAGTCTCCCCCGTCGAATTCGCTCCCGTTCACGATGGTTTCCATCCCGCGAATGACAAGCCCGTCGTCGTAGACGCCGACTTCCACGCCCGTCTTGCGCAAGTTTTCGGCCAAGAACTCGTTCTTGACGCGCATCTCCTTGCGGTATTCCTTGGGCACGCGGAGGATGGTTTCGCCTTCGGCATAGCACGCGGCTACGGCGAGCAGCGGGAATTCGTCAAGCGCAGTCGCGATGGTGTCTTCGCTAAAGCGGCGACCCTGGAGGCGCTTGCCCGCAGCAAGCGGATAGATTTCCACATCGCCGTAGACATCGCCGAACTTTTCGCGGCGGGTAACGGTCTCGATGTTTGCGCCCATGCGCTTGAGGCACGTGAGGGCACCGGCGCGCGTGCTGTTCAAATCGACGTTCAGCAGGCGCACCACATTTTCCTTGGGCATGTTCCCGACAGTCGCGAGCAGGGCGAAAGCCGTCGCCTCGGTCGTATCGCCGGGCACGTAGTATTCGCGGCCGGTAATCACGCGAGCCTCCGAAAGTTCGGTAAACTGCGTGCGTTCAATCTTCTTGCCCTGCGCAATCATGAGGCGGCGTTCGAACTCGCTCAGTTGTTCCATGCCGCGGCCTTCGTAGCGAACCGGGACACCGAAATACATGAGCATCTTGGTCCACTGGTCATGAACCGTAGAGCGTTCCTCGAAACTCAGGTATTCCCCGCGCACGAGGGCACGCAGCAAGAGGCGGTTTCGCATCACGAAGGGCACATTCCCGAGGGAATCCTTCTTCAATGCGGGCTCTTCCACGGCGAACCGGAAAACGAACCTCGCGGGGGAATCCTCATCGACATTCAGCTTGAAATACTTGAGCAGGCATTCCTTGACGGATGCAACCTTCGCGATTCCCGCCTCGTCGGATTCCTCGGCGAGGGTGAAAACATGTTCGGGATCCTTGCTCGAAAGCGTCCAGAGGAGCACGTTCTCGGCTTCGGAAAAACCGCAGGGCAGCATCGACGGGAGCGAATACTGGAAGCCCTTGCCGTCGAGAACCAGCTGGTGGCCGTGCTGTTCGTAAACAAGCCCGAATTCCGCGAGCGCGCGGGCGAATTCCTCGGTACCGCTCGCCCATGCGAAATCTTCGAGCACGGTGCGACCGTTGACCAAAAGGCCCATCACCAGGGTGAGCGCCATGCGTTCGCGATCTGGATTAAGCGTAAATTCCATCTAGCGTTCCTTCACTTCGTAGCCTAGGTAGCGCAAAATTTTCACAGCGCGGGCAGCCTCGTCGGGCGTCTTGAAAGCAAGCAGGAGGGTGCCCGCGACATTCTCGCGAACCTTCATGAGTTCGATATCGCGAATGTTCAAGCCTTCTTCGGCAAGCGGCTGCATCACGCTGAGCAGCGCTCCCGGCTTGTCCTTGAGCTGCACCGTAATTTCGGAGAAGGCGGCGCCGGCATTGCGGCCCGGAGCGAACAAACTCGCACGGCCTTCGTTGCCCGCCTTGAAAATCGTCTCGAGCCCGGCGGAACGGTCATCCGTCGCAGGCTTTCCATCCACCACGACATCGAGGGCGTTCATGGCCTCGATCGTCTTCTCGAGCCCGTCTCGGACTTCGCCGAGCGCACGTACGGTCTCGTCGCGGTTCGTGACCGCGATGTCATGCCACATTCCCCACCCACTCGCGGCGATGCGCGTCATGTCGCGGAAGGCGCGGCCCGCATAGTGCTGGTAGTTGTGCTTGAGCAGGCGTTCGGGAAGGTTGCCCGCAAGCGTAGAACTGAGCATCTGGGGCATGTGCGAAACCCATGCCATCGTGCGGTCATGGTGTTCCGGCGGAAAAACGACGGGAGTCGCCCCGAGGAACTTCACCAGTTCCAGGAGTTCGGCGTATGCGGATTCCTCGGTACCCTCCGGAGGGCACACGAACCAGTAGGCGTTCTCGAAAATCGCGGGGTCGTTGTGTTCGCAGGTCCGCTTCTCGGAACCGGCCATCGGGTGGCTCCCGACAAAGCGGAACGGAGCAGGCAGCTTCACGCCCGCCTTGCAGATTTCGACCTTCGTAGAGCCGATATCACTCACGAGGCACGGCGCACTGGACCCGGCATCGTTCTGCTCGGTCCACTTCACATGCGCAAGCGCATCGATGGTCTTCAAGATATGCAGAATCGGGCTGCACAGCAAAATGAGGTCGCAGTCCCTGGACCACTGTTCGACATCGCCGTATTCGAAAAATTCATCGGCAAGTTCCAGCTCGCGGGCGCGCGCAAGCGTCACGGGAGAACTCACGGCCCGGATTACAGTCGGGCGCTTTGCCTGCTTGAGTGCAGAGGCGATGGAACCCGCAAGCAGCCCGAAACCTACCAGCGCTATACGTTTCATCTATTCCTCCACCTTGCGGGTCTCTTCCATGATAACCTTGAAAATGCGGCGCACCGATTCACCGGAAAGCGGGCCACCGGCCTTTTCCGCCTTTTCGGCAACTTCGGCCAGCACGGCCTCTTCACGAGCCGTATCCAGCACAGGCAGGCCCTTCTGTTTCTTGATTTTTCCAATTTCAGTCGCATAGACGGCGCGCTTGTTCAAGAGCGCGATTACCGAATCTGTCAATTCGTCTATGCGTATGCGCCAGTCTTCTATTTCCATACGAAAAAAGATAGTAATTTGGCAAGCCCGTTTTACGCCCATCCACCGCCTCTCCCGCCCGCTTTTTCGCCCCTTTCAATACACTTGATACAGTTGGTTTATAATTTATTTTCATCGCATTGCGACCCCCACTTTACGGACCTATATTAAGGACACACGTGTTTAGGAGGTTGTTTTTTATGAAAATCAACAAAATTCTTTCGGCAGGAACCCTTGCGGTAATGACCATGGCAGCAACAACTATTGCAAAAGACTTCAGCGGTGCAGAACTCTACACCAATGAAGAATTTTCTTACGGTAAATTCGAAGCCCGTATGAAGATGGCGGCCGCTTCGGGCACTGTCAGTTCCATGTTCCTCTACCAGAACGGCTCCGAACAGGCCAGCGCACAGCGTTGGGTCGAAGTCGATATCGAAGTCCTGGGCAAGAGCCCCAACAGTTTCCAGTCCAACATCATCACGGGCAAAGCCGGCGCACAGATCACCAGTGAAAAGCACCACGCCGTCAGTCCGGCAGCAGACCAGGGGTTCCACACCTACGGTCTCGAATGGACGCCCGATTACGTCCGCTGGACCCTCGACGGAAAAGAAGTCCGCAAGACCAACAAGGGCGAAAACAAGAACCAGGTCGAAAACCTGATCGGTACGCAGGGCCTCCGCTTCAACATTTGGTCTTCTGAAACTGCTGAATGGGTCGGCCAGTTTGACGAATCCAAACTCCCGCTCTTCCAGTTCATCAACTGGGTCAAGGTTTACAAATACACTCCGGGCAGGGGCGAAAACGGCAGCGACTTCACGCTCGACTGGACGGACGATTTCAATTCGTTCAACAGCTCTCGCTGGAGCAAGGGCAACTGGACCTTCGACGGCAACCGCGTTGACCTGACCCCGAACAATATTTACACCAAGGATGGCAT from Fibrobacter sp. encodes the following:
- a CDS encoding GNAT family N-acetyltransferase, which gives rise to MQIVQLNPAEENAQVRNLYESAFPKEEQIPWADLMRLMKTMSLDFSAYSEDGNLVGLTIVYSRPQFNWFWYFAVPESLRGNGIGQSILSQLLEKYRGQSNILDMESPEQVCDNSVQRKRRHAFYLRNGFRDTGVGKSFKGIDYTIMMIGEGSFTQRDYDQIINELRSYWDAMPKEK
- a CDS encoding NAD(+)/NADH kinase yields the protein MKGTFKKIGIVGFKDKSADLACALNQIALWAVAHPQVKFFALDSLSGLVQKPIRVVKEPGLRNMDLLLAIGGDGTVLSAAHIALGHSIPILGVNAGRVGFLAESRVEGLSKTLDDLIAGDFSTRDRMMIDASVYCGKKCVAKQTVLNEVHIRAHAPDRMVNVNVAYNGTDLTEYWADSLLISTPTGSTAYNLAAGGPIIHPSTPAVVLTPVAPSSLSVRPLVLSLTDKKLQIASAVDRPLDLVFDGRITVEMKSGYQVTLSESKSVTTFIRMRHTGFVGALREKLGWTGKPRLA
- a CDS encoding 3-phosphoshikimate 1-carboxyvinyltransferase, yielding MEFTLNPDRERMALTLVMGLLVNGRTVLEDFAWASGTEEFARALAEFGLVYEQHGHQLVLDGKGFQYSLPSMLPCGFSEAENVLLWTLSSKDPEHVFTLAEESDEAGIAKVASVKECLLKYFKLNVDEDSPARFVFRFAVEEPALKKDSLGNVPFVMRNRLLLRALVRGEYLSFEERSTVHDQWTKMLMYFGVPVRYEGRGMEQLSEFERRLMIAQGKKIERTQFTELSEARVITGREYYVPGDTTEATAFALLATVGNMPKENVVRLLNVDLNSTRAGALTCLKRMGANIETVTRREKFGDVYGDVEIYPLAAGKRLQGRRFSEDTIATALDEFPLLAVAACYAEGETILRVPKEYRKEMRVKNEFLAENLRKTGVEVGVYDDGLVIRGMETIVNGSEFDGGDSAETGLALSVLSLSLQNDEPVGGLDCVERVFPGVAERLKQVLVAEKTENEG
- a CDS encoding prephenate dehydrogenase/arogenate dehydrogenase family protein; amino-acid sequence: MKRIALVGFGLLAGSIASALKQAKRPTVIRAVSSPVTLARARELELADEFFEYGDVEQWSRDCDLILLCSPILHILKTIDALAHVKWTEQNDAGSSAPCLVSDIGSTKVEICKAGVKLPAPFRFVGSHPMAGSEKRTCEHNDPAIFENAYWFVCPPEGTEESAYAELLELVKFLGATPVVFPPEHHDRTMAWVSHMPQMLSSTLAGNLPERLLKHNYQHYAGRAFRDMTRIAASGWGMWHDIAVTNRDETVRALGEVRDGLEKTIEAMNALDVVVDGKPATDDRSAGLETIFKAGNEGRASLFAPGRNAGAAFSEITVQLKDKPGALLSVMQPLAEEGLNIRDIELMKVRENVAGTLLLAFKTPDEAARAVKILRYLGYEVKER
- a CDS encoding chorismate mutase, translating into MEIEDWRIRIDELTDSVIALLNKRAVYATEIGKIKKQKGLPVLDTAREEAVLAEVAEKAEKAGGPLSGESVRRIFKVIMEETRKVEE
- a CDS encoding family 16 glycosylhydrolase: MTMAATTIAKDFSGAELYTNEEFSYGKFEARMKMAAASGTVSSMFLYQNGSEQASAQRWVEVDIEVLGKSPNSFQSNIITGKAGAQITSEKHHAVSPAADQGFHTYGLEWTPDYVRWTLDGKEVRKTNKGENKNQVENLIGTQGLRFNIWSSETAEWVGQFDESKLPLFQFINWVKVYKYTPGRGENGSDFTLDWTDDFNSFNSSRWSKGNWTFDGNRVDLTPNNIYTKDGMLILALTRKGQESFNGQVPVDNEPSPISSSSNVTPPSSSSVTPPPSSSSEVMPPLSSSSIVMPPYSSSVVDAIPQMRAKQLQDKETHTVNAKGARVNNTRASDPRNRYRVNFKF